Proteins encoded in a region of the Vicia villosa cultivar HV-30 ecotype Madison, WI linkage group LG5, Vvil1.0, whole genome shotgun sequence genome:
- the LOC131601576 gene encoding uncharacterized protein LOC131601576: protein MEGKMGFLFLIMLGAAWVCDARELVNLELYRKPDLCSACEEYSTQVLDYLKDNNTQVEIIDSLHNTCLQLRSLNQQCGKLVDYYAPLFFSEIAQIQPGELCEKFNLCESAKIFSKVQRNSCGLCKEAIEALLVELNDPDTKLEILEKLLKACDSVEKYKKECKRAVFEYGPLILANAEKFLKTTDICTALHACPASTIVSQEATTMEETPLFSDS, encoded by the exons ATGGAGGGCAAAATGGGGTTTTTGTTTCTGATTATGTTGGGTGCTGCTTGGGTTTGTGATGCAAGAGAATTAGTAAACCTTG AATTATACAGAAAACCAGACTTGTGTTCAGCTTGTGAGGAATATTCAACTCAGGTACTTGATTATCTAAAGGATAACAACACTCAGGTAGAAATCATTGATTCACTTCACAATACATGCCTTCAACTCCGGTCTTTAAACCAGCAG TGCGGTAAATTGGTGGATTATTACGCTCCACTTTTCTTCTCAGAAATAGCTCAAATACAGCCTGGTGAACTCTGCGAGAAGTTCAACCTTTGTGAGTCTGCGAAGATTTTTTCGAAAGTTCAAAGAAATAGCTGTGGCCTTTGCAAAGAAGCTATTGAAGCCTTATTGGTTGAGTTGAATGATCCTGACACTAAG CTCGAGATACTAGAGAAACTACTGAAGGCATGCGATTCTGTGGAAAAGTACAAGAAGGAG TGCAAGAGAGCGGTTTTCGAGTATGGACCTTTGATTCTGGCGAATGCAGAGAAGTTCCTGAAGACAACAGATATATGCACTGCATTACATGCCTGCCCTGCTTCCACTATTGTTAGTCAGGAAGCTACAACCATGGAAGAAACACCATTGTTTTCTGACTCTTGA